In Cedecea neteri, a single genomic region encodes these proteins:
- a CDS encoding NAD(P)-dependent oxidoreductase gives MRIGFIGLGGMGQPMAENLLKAGHQVAVWNRSPAPAEALKAKGATICATPAAFTDSEVLITMLADDDTSRRVVIEQGALDALPQGAIWINMATVSVAFTNEMAEKASATGHRYIAAPVLGRVDVAAAGNLNILTAGQAELLDSVQPIFDVLGQKTWRFGDRPEQAAAVKLAANFMLASAIEAMGESSALVGAYDVAAGDFLGMLTSTLFAAPAYKNYGAMIAESRYSPAGFTMKLGLKDVRLAQQAAENKNVPMGFAGVLRDNYLDALAHGDEHLDWAALATVSARRSGK, from the coding sequence ATGCGTATTGGATTTATCGGGCTGGGCGGTATGGGCCAGCCAATGGCCGAAAACCTGCTGAAAGCCGGGCATCAGGTTGCCGTCTGGAACCGTTCTCCCGCACCTGCGGAAGCCTTAAAAGCGAAAGGGGCGACAATATGCGCCACGCCAGCAGCGTTCACCGACAGCGAAGTGTTGATCACGATGCTGGCCGACGACGACACCAGCCGCCGTGTGGTGATTGAGCAGGGCGCGCTCGATGCACTGCCGCAGGGCGCAATCTGGATCAACATGGCCACGGTTTCCGTCGCTTTTACCAATGAGATGGCGGAAAAAGCCAGCGCAACCGGGCATCGCTATATTGCTGCGCCGGTACTGGGCCGCGTGGACGTTGCCGCTGCGGGCAATCTCAATATCCTTACCGCAGGGCAAGCTGAACTGCTGGACAGCGTGCAGCCGATCTTCGATGTGCTGGGACAAAAAACCTGGCGCTTTGGCGACAGGCCAGAGCAGGCGGCGGCGGTGAAGCTGGCGGCTAACTTTATGCTCGCCAGCGCCATCGAAGCGATGGGGGAATCCTCTGCGCTGGTTGGAGCCTACGATGTGGCCGCCGGGGATTTCCTCGGCATGCTGACCAGCACTCTGTTTGCCGCGCCAGCGTATAAAAACTATGGCGCGATGATCGCCGAATCTCGCTATAGCCCGGCCGGGTTTACCATGAAGCTGGGGCTGAAGGACGTACGCCTGGCTCAGCAGGCGGCGGAAAATAAAAATGTGCCAATGGGCTTTGCAGGCGTATTGCGGGATAACTACCTCGATGCGCTGGCCCACGGCGATGAACATCTCGACTGGGCCGCATTAGCCACCGTTTCCGCTCGTCGCAGCGGGAAATAA
- a CDS encoding Lrp/AsnC family transcriptional regulator, protein MKKETDSIKQNGAAERNLDAADRRILGALVEDATISYAVLGEKVALSAPAVHERVKRLKRSGVIQQTAALLDPKAISKSLLAFVHIDTKGWGKTPDLLRISAYPEVEEIHSVAGDTSMLLKVRTEDSRALEALLAHLYEINGVVATRTYIVLSTYLERPVQPGITRDWPEQD, encoded by the coding sequence ATGAAAAAAGAAACAGACAGTATTAAGCAGAACGGTGCGGCAGAGCGAAATCTTGATGCCGCTGACCGAAGAATATTAGGCGCGCTGGTGGAGGATGCGACCATCAGCTACGCCGTACTCGGCGAAAAGGTTGCGCTTTCGGCCCCGGCAGTCCACGAAAGGGTCAAGCGCCTGAAGCGTTCCGGGGTGATCCAGCAGACGGCGGCCTTGCTCGACCCGAAAGCTATTAGCAAATCCCTGCTGGCCTTCGTGCACATTGATACCAAAGGTTGGGGAAAAACGCCGGATCTGCTGCGAATTTCCGCCTATCCGGAAGTGGAAGAGATCCATTCCGTGGCCGGGGACACGTCCATGCTGCTGAAGGTCCGCACCGAGGATTCAAGGGCGCTTGAGGCTCTGCTGGCACATCTGTATGAGATCAACGGCGTGGTGGCGACAAGGACATATATTGTGTTGTCCACCTATCTTGAGCGCCCTGTCCAGCCGGGCATTACCCGCGACTGGCCGGAGCAGGACTAA
- a CDS encoding ABC transporter substrate-binding protein — MSKGKTLLGLLLSALLPAGSAMAAANSTLVYCSEASPESFNPQIASSGPSFVASSQTLYNRLIDFSLTDNTPVPSLATEWKISPDGKTYTFTLRKGVKFNSNKFFKPTRDFNADDVVFSVMRQKDANNPYHKVSQANYEYFNDVGLDKLIVDVKKLDDYHVQFTLSEPNAAFLADWGMDFASILSAEYADAMLKAGTPERVDNNPIGTGPYALQDYKVDSVIRYVANPNYWKGEVPTKHLIFSITPNVQTRLAKLQKNECQIIPAPSPVQFDAIKADKDLALHSIDGLNVGYLAFNTSKKPFDNALVRQALNYAVDKKAIVNAIFMGSGSVAKSPIPPTMLGYDKDLKDYGYDPEKAKALLKQAGLEKGFDTDLWSMPVQRPYNPNSRRIAEMIQSDWAKVGVNAKIVTFEWGEYLSGMRKGEHSSALFGWMSDNGDPDNFADTLLGCGSVASGSNVARWCDKNYDSLVQKAKLTSDPAARAKLYVQAQEIYYQQAPWIALANGKTFYATRSNVNGYTVSLAGSDFSKAKLD, encoded by the coding sequence ATGTCTAAAGGGAAAACACTGCTCGGCCTGCTGCTGAGCGCGCTCCTCCCGGCAGGAAGCGCGATGGCGGCAGCGAACAGCACGCTGGTTTACTGCTCCGAAGCCTCTCCTGAATCCTTTAACCCGCAAATTGCCAGCTCCGGCCCAAGCTTTGTCGCCAGCTCGCAAACCCTGTACAACCGCCTGATTGATTTCAGCCTGACCGACAACACGCCGGTGCCGTCGCTGGCGACGGAATGGAAAATCAGTCCCGACGGTAAAACCTATACCTTCACCCTGCGCAAGGGCGTGAAGTTCAACAGCAACAAGTTCTTTAAGCCCACGCGTGACTTCAACGCCGACGATGTTGTGTTCTCGGTTATGCGCCAGAAAGACGCCAACAACCCGTACCACAAGGTGTCGCAGGCGAACTACGAATACTTCAACGACGTCGGCCTCGACAAGCTCATCGTGGACGTTAAAAAGCTGGATGACTATCACGTCCAGTTCACGTTGAGCGAGCCGAATGCGGCGTTTCTCGCCGACTGGGGCATGGACTTTGCCTCTATTTTGTCTGCGGAGTACGCGGATGCGATGCTGAAGGCCGGTACGCCGGAACGCGTGGACAACAACCCGATCGGCACCGGGCCTTACGCGCTGCAGGACTACAAAGTGGATTCGGTGATTCGCTACGTCGCCAACCCGAATTACTGGAAAGGCGAAGTCCCGACCAAACACCTGATTTTCTCCATCACTCCGAACGTACAAACCCGGCTGGCGAAGCTGCAGAAAAATGAGTGTCAGATTATCCCTGCACCGAGTCCAGTCCAGTTCGACGCCATTAAAGCGGACAAAGATCTGGCGCTGCACAGCATCGATGGCCTGAACGTCGGTTATCTGGCGTTCAACACCAGCAAGAAGCCGTTCGATAACGCGCTGGTGCGCCAGGCGCTGAACTATGCGGTGGACAAAAAAGCCATCGTAAACGCCATCTTTATGGGCTCCGGCTCAGTAGCAAAATCACCTATCCCGCCCACCATGCTGGGCTACGACAAGGATCTGAAAGACTACGGCTACGACCCAGAAAAAGCCAAAGCCTTGCTGAAGCAGGCCGGGCTGGAGAAGGGCTTTGATACCGATCTGTGGTCCATGCCGGTGCAGCGGCCGTACAACCCGAACTCACGGCGCATCGCGGAGATGATCCAGAGCGACTGGGCGAAAGTGGGCGTGAACGCCAAAATCGTCACCTTCGAGTGGGGTGAATACCTGTCCGGGATGCGGAAAGGGGAACACTCCTCGGCGCTGTTTGGCTGGATGTCCGACAACGGCGACCCGGATAACTTTGCCGATACCCTGCTGGGCTGCGGCAGCGTCGCCAGCGGTTCGAACGTCGCCCGCTGGTGTGACAAAAACTACGATTCACTGGTTCAGAAAGCGAAGTTGACCAGCGACCCGGCCGCCCGCGCGAAGCTCTACGTGCAGGCGCAGGAAATTTACTATCAGCAGGCGCCGTGGATCGCGCTGGCGAACGGTAAAACCTTCTACGCGACCCGCAGCAACGTGAACGGTTATACCGTCAGCCTGGCCGGGAGTGATTTCTCCAAAGCTAAGCTGGATTAA
- a CDS encoding DUF2526 family protein: MTHLADVISRVDDAIAKDIIIPMNELLIELSDDAALTREDRYAQQQRLRIAIAHKGNHHTEEAEERREQLTRGGTIL, encoded by the coding sequence ATGACCCATCTTGCTGACGTTATCAGCCGCGTAGACGACGCCATTGCCAAAGACATCATCATCCCAATGAACGAACTGCTGATTGAACTCAGCGACGACGCAGCGCTGACGCGGGAAGACCGCTATGCCCAGCAGCAGCGGCTGCGTATCGCCATTGCCCACAAAGGCAATCACCATACAGAAGAAGCCGAAGAGCGCCGCGAGCAGTTGACCCGCGGCGGAACCATTCTCTAG
- a CDS encoding MFS transporter — MKNSQCLELHPEPSLSPAKAVYVLTGCVGVIGANSMVLGPIAPAVASSIGAGVPTVMMAAAAFGLGTAASALFLARLIDLVGSARMLKFTMLLLGAALLLCAASPSVTVFIAAQLIAGMASGIALPAIYASAAAIAEPGRESRTIGKVLTGWTLSMIAGVSFSVVLTELFSWRAVYVSVSCLAALALIALVRLNMQDRPAAGIAPSPLSALGLPGIKSLLVVCGAFMTAFYGIYAYLGDHLHQDLGLPVTANGGVAIAYGAGFGCAALLSGMVDRFGPKRLMPLVLLVAAFVYLGLAMLGGSLIGVIGLLFVLGLVNHLGVNLLIQRLTAIDPAKRGTLMGLNSAVTYLAVFAGSSSYGPLYTEHGFTTISLVSLALMVVAVLTCLWRDFAGQGVKVAG; from the coding sequence ATGAAAAACAGCCAGTGTCTGGAACTGCATCCAGAGCCGTCTCTGTCTCCCGCCAAAGCCGTGTATGTGCTGACCGGCTGCGTCGGCGTTATCGGCGCTAACTCAATGGTGCTGGGGCCTATTGCGCCGGCAGTGGCGTCGTCTATCGGGGCTGGGGTGCCGACGGTGATGATGGCCGCGGCGGCTTTTGGCCTGGGGACGGCGGCGAGCGCACTTTTCCTGGCTCGTTTAATCGATTTAGTCGGTTCGGCGCGGATGCTCAAATTCACCATGCTACTGCTGGGCGCAGCGCTGCTGCTTTGCGCGGCTTCGCCTTCCGTGACGGTATTTATTGCCGCTCAACTGATAGCCGGGATGGCTTCCGGTATTGCGCTACCCGCGATTTATGCCAGCGCCGCCGCCATCGCGGAGCCAGGGCGTGAAAGCCGGACCATCGGCAAGGTGCTGACCGGCTGGACGCTGAGCATGATCGCTGGCGTGTCGTTTTCCGTGGTGCTGACCGAGTTGTTCAGCTGGCGCGCGGTGTATGTGTCCGTGAGCTGTCTGGCGGCCCTGGCGCTGATCGCGCTCGTCAGATTGAACATGCAGGATCGCCCGGCGGCGGGCATTGCGCCTTCACCGCTATCTGCCCTGGGGCTGCCGGGCATCAAGTCATTGCTGGTGGTTTGTGGTGCGTTTATGACAGCGTTTTACGGGATTTATGCCTATCTAGGCGATCACCTGCATCAGGATCTCGGCCTGCCGGTGACGGCCAACGGCGGGGTGGCGATTGCCTATGGGGCGGGGTTCGGCTGTGCCGCCTTGCTCAGTGGGATGGTGGATCGGTTTGGCCCTAAACGCCTGATGCCGCTTGTGCTTTTGGTGGCCGCCTTTGTTTATCTGGGCCTGGCGATGCTTGGCGGTTCGCTGATCGGGGTTATTGGCCTTCTGTTTGTGCTGGGCCTGGTGAACCACCTGGGCGTGAACTTACTGATCCAGCGCCTGACGGCCATCGACCCGGCTAAGCGCGGCACGCTGATGGGATTGAACAGCGCCGTCACCTATCTGGCAGTGTTTGCCGGCAGCAGCAGCTACGGGCCGCTTTATACCGAGCACGGGTTTACTACGATTTCGCTGGTCTCTCTGGCGCTGATGGTCGTGGCGGTGCTGACCTGCCTGTGGCGTGATTTTGCCGGGCAGGGCGTGAAGGTGGCGGGCTGA